The DNA segment catctcttttatactttcttCCCGTGTATGTTACTGCAGAGCACTGAGCAgcgttccttgtgctatacagtaggttctcattagttatcctaTTTAGTTATTACTAAATAGTTATgactattttacacatagtatcaatagtgtatatatgtcagtcccaatctcccagtccaTCCTACTTCCCCGGCCCCCTTGGTGTGCATAAGTTTGttgtttatgtctgtgtctctatttctgctttgcaaataaattcatctgtaccagtttttctatattccacatataagcgatactATATGATActcgtttttctctttctgacttactttactctgtatgacagtctctaggtgcATTGACACCTCTGCAAATGGTACTtttttgctcctttttatggctgagtaatatttcattgtataaatataccacatcttctttacccattcctctgttgatggacatttaggttgcttccacattatCTTTATTGCAGACGAAGATCTTCATTAAAATTGAGTATAgctaatggatgtgagagttggactgtgaagacagctgagcgccaaagaattgatgcttttgaactgcagtgttggagaagactcttgagagtcccttggactgcaaagagatccaaccagtccattctagaggagaccagtcctgggtgttctttggaaggaatgatgctaaagctgaaactccagtactttggccacctcatgtgaagagttgactcattggaaaagactctgatgctgggagggattgggggcaggaggagaaggggacaacagaggatgagatggctggatggaatcaccgacttgatgtacgtgaatttgagtcaactctgggagttggtgatggatatggaggcctagcgtgctgcaattcatggggtctcaaaaagtcggacatgactgagtgactgaactgaactgaatctttcatTCAACTAGGATTATCCATGTACCATTTCTATAAGACACCCCAGAAAGGCCAGTTTAAGGCTACTTCAAAATCTCCTACTCTAATCTTCAGGAGGAAGATAAACCATGGGGGAAAATACACATCTTTTCTTTCCTGCAGTGCTTCATTCATCTCTTATGACAGACACGTTTACCATGTTGACCTGTGATGATTTGTTGACAGATCTCTATTCCATACCAGACTCTGAATGCCTTGAGAGAAGCAATGGATGTATTTCAGTGTCCCATGCACTGAACTGTGGCCCTGGAACGTGGCAGGTGCCAAACAGCTATTCTGCCCTAGGACTGATGGGTGCTACTTTGCCACCCAGCTTCCTCAGGGCTGCCTTCATGTCCTTGTTCCTTAGGCTGTAGAtaaaggggttcagcatgggaaTGATCACAGCATACATCAGAGCAGCTGCCTTATCCTTCTGGGAGGAAGTGGGAGATGCCGGCTGCAGGTACACAGCAAAGATGGTGCCATAGAATAGTGTCACCACGGTGAGGTGTGAGCCACAAGTGGAGAAGGCTTTCCATTTGCCCAGAGCAGAAGGGATCCTGAAGATCGTCCGAAAAATGCAAGTATAAGAGAAGACTTTCAACACTAGGGGGCTGATGCCCATCACAATGCCGAAAGCAAAGATCACCAGCTCAttggtgtgtgtgtctgagcaGGAGAGCTTCAGCAGGGGCATGAGGTCACAGAAGAAGTGGGGGATTTCAGAGCCAGCGCAGAAGGTCAACTGAGCCATGAGGCTGGTGTGGACAATGGACTGGAGGTTGGTGATCAGCCATGACCCCACCACCAGCAGCCCACACACACGGGGACTCATGATGGCCAAGTAGCGCAGAGGGTGGACAATGGCCATGAACCGATCAATGGCCATCACAGCCAGGAGGAAGCTGTCCATGGTCCCAAACAGGTGGAAGGCATACATCTGGGCAAGGCAGCCTGCAAAGGGGATGGCTTTGCTCTGTGTCCAGAGGTTCACTAACATTTTGGGGACAGTGGTGGAAGAGAAGAAGATGTCGATGAGCGACaagttggagaggaagaagtacatgggcgtGTGGAGGTGTGAGTCTGTGATGATGGCCAGGATGATGAGCAGGTTTCCAAAGATGGTGACCAGGTACATGGGCAGGAAGAGCCCAAAGAGGAAGATCTGATGCTCTGGCTTTTCTGAGAG comes from the Bubalus kerabau isolate K-KA32 ecotype Philippines breed swamp buffalo chromosome 1, PCC_UOA_SB_1v2, whole genome shotgun sequence genome and includes:
- the LOC129641956 gene encoding olfactory receptor 1I1-like, producing MEQENQTAVSEFLLLGLSEKPEHQIFLFGLFLPMYLVTIFGNLLIILAIITDSHLHTPMYFFLSNLSLIDIFFSSTTVPKMLVNLWTQSKAIPFAGCLAQMYAFHLFGTMDSFLLAVMAIDRFMAIVHPLRYLAIMSPRVCGLLVVGSWLITNLQSIVHTSLMAQLTFCAGSEIPHFFCDLMPLLKLSCSDTHTNELVIFAFGIVMGISPLVLKVFSYTCIFRTIFRIPSALGKWKAFSTCGSHLTVVTLFYGTIFAVYLQPASPTSSQKDKAAALMYAVIIPMLNPFIYSLRNKDMKAALRKLGGKVAPISPRAE